One Bdellovibrio bacteriovorus str. Tiberius DNA segment encodes these proteins:
- a CDS encoding PAS domain-containing protein: protein MVLALNDKKKTIEYFSSWHVQNKITLICLISILLLSALFVAAAILLPAITTTQIIAFIILIPAIACFGIATCHSSGLELEKARRDYDKMAQRLSETEDSQITLDRFFTISNDLMAVAGKDGRLKKVSKSLVNTLGYSEETLLSTPFFEFIHPDDRVSTRENIKALSLGLRSVDFVNRYRTAEGSYRTLSWSAAADDELGVRFASARDVTDERNFRTRMQQILDSAPFLLIVKDTEGTITNCNDAFAGMVGFTRESLLGKNIRLLKSPFHSASSEKEQEVLRSQIPVTYDEVLVTNGTEEKYLSTVFPIVDQTGKAISIGKVSVKVLQ, encoded by the coding sequence GTGGTTTTGGCGTTAAACGACAAGAAAAAGACAATTGAGTATTTTAGCTCATGGCATGTCCAGAACAAGATCACTCTGATCTGCCTGATTTCCATTTTGCTGCTTTCAGCCCTGTTTGTGGCCGCAGCGATCCTTCTACCGGCCATCACCACCACGCAAATTATTGCTTTTATTATTCTGATTCCAGCCATCGCCTGCTTCGGCATTGCAACCTGCCATTCTTCCGGTCTGGAGTTGGAGAAAGCCCGACGTGACTACGACAAAATGGCGCAGCGGTTGTCCGAAACGGAAGATTCACAAATCACCCTAGATAGATTCTTTACCATTTCCAATGACCTGATGGCGGTGGCGGGGAAAGACGGGCGTCTGAAGAAAGTCAGCAAGTCCCTGGTGAATACTCTGGGATACAGTGAAGAGACTTTGCTCAGCACTCCGTTTTTTGAATTCATTCATCCAGATGACCGCGTATCCACCCGCGAAAACATCAAGGCCTTAAGTTTGGGCCTGCGTTCCGTGGACTTTGTGAATCGCTATCGCACGGCCGAGGGCTCTTATCGCACCCTGAGCTGGAGTGCCGCCGCCGACGACGAACTGGGTGTTCGTTTTGCTTCGGCCCGCGATGTGACCGATGAAAGAAACTTCAGAACCCGTATGCAGCAGATCCTGGATTCGGCTCCGTTCCTGCTGATTGTGAAAGACACCGAAGGCACTATCACCAATTGCAATGACGCCTTTGCCGGGATGGTGGGTTTCACCCGCGAATCCCTTTTGGGAAAAAACATCCGACTGTTAAAATCTCCATTCCACTCGGCTTCTTCTGAAAAAGAGCAGGAAGTTCTAAGATCGCAGATCCCGGTCACCTATGACGAAGTGTTAGTGACAAATGGGACTGAAGAAAAGTATCTTTCCACGGTGTTCCCGATTGTGGATCAGACGGGCAAAGCGATTTCGATCGGTAAAGTTTCAGTAAAGGTTTTACAGTAA